The following are encoded in a window of Sorex araneus isolate mSorAra2 chromosome 11, mSorAra2.pri, whole genome shotgun sequence genomic DNA:
- the DERL3 gene encoding derlin-3, whose amino-acid sequence MAWQGLAAEFLQVPAVTRAYTAACVLTTAAVQLELLSPFQLYFNPHLVFRKFQVWRLVTNFFFFGPLGFSFFFNMLFVFRYCRMLEEGSFRGRTADFVFMFLFGGVLMTLLGLLGSLFFLGQALTAMLVYIWSRRSPQVRVNFFGLLTFQAPFLPWALLGFSLLLGNSILIDLLGIAVGHIYYFLEDVFPNQPGGKRLLLTPGFLKLLLDAPEEDPNYLPLPEEQPEAPQQ is encoded by the exons ATGGCGTGGCAGGGTCTGGCTGCTGAGTTCTTGCAGGTGCCGGCGGTGACGCGGGCCTACACCGCGGCCTGTGTCCTCACCACCGCCGCCGTG CAGCTGGAGCTCCTTAGCCCCTTCCAGCTCTACTTCAATCCACACCTGGTGTTCCGGAAGTTCCAG GTCTGGAGGCTTGTCACCAACTTCTTCTTCTTTGGACCGCTAGGATTCAGTTTCTTCTTCAACATGCTCTTCGT GTTTCGCTACTGCCGGATGCTGGAGGAGGGCTCTTTCCGGGGCCGCACCGCTGACTTTGTTTTCATGTTTCTCTTCGGGGGAGTCCTGATGACC CTCCTGGGGCTCCTGGGCAGTCTTTTCTTCCTGGGCCAGGCCCTCACGGCCATGCTGGTGTACATATGGAGCCGCCGCAGCCCTCAGGTGAGGGTCAACTTCTTTGGCCTCCTCACCTTCCAGGCACCTTTCCTGCCCTGGGCGCTCCTGGGCTTCTCGCTGCTGCTGGGCAATTCCATTCTCATCGACTTGCTGG GGATTGCTGTGGGCCACATCTACTACTTCCTGGAGGATGTCTTCCCCAACCAGCCTGGTGGGAAGAGGCTGCTACTGACCCCTGGCTTCCT GAAGCTGCTACTGGATGCCCCAGAAGAGGACCCCAATTATCTGCCACTCCCCGAGGAGCAGCCAGAAGCTCCGCAGCAGTGA